In the genome of Leptospira noumeaensis, one region contains:
- a CDS encoding MlaE family ABC transporter permease, with protein MKLIYSKTLEPLLYAIGFTVLLLFRSIGQSHHLFFKRKEILEQMFIAGVGSLFVVSIVSIFTGMILGLNTGLGLRDFGAEGQIGLLLTITLTREMSPFMTSLILAASVGSAMAAEIGTMKVSEEIDALEVMSINPIRYLVMPRIVGFSLMVPVLCVYSAALGILGGGIVGHFQLGIDMISYFQDVYYRISSVPGLKDLYVGLLKGYVFGIAISTISCSQGLRTEGGAIGVGQTTRQAVVTSFLMVIFSGYVLTALFYK; from the coding sequence ATGAAACTCATTTATTCAAAAACCTTGGAACCACTGCTCTATGCCATTGGGTTTACGGTTCTTCTTCTATTCCGATCGATTGGACAGTCCCACCATCTTTTCTTTAAACGAAAAGAAATTCTAGAACAGATGTTTATCGCTGGAGTGGGTTCTCTTTTTGTAGTCTCCATTGTTTCTATTTTTACAGGAATGATCCTTGGGCTCAACACCGGCCTCGGTCTCCGTGACTTTGGGGCCGAGGGACAAATTGGACTATTACTCACCATCACACTCACTCGCGAGATGTCACCCTTTATGACGTCCCTTATCTTGGCTGCATCAGTTGGGTCGGCCATGGCGGCAGAAATAGGAACCATGAAAGTATCTGAAGAAATTGATGCCTTAGAAGTGATGTCGATTAATCCGATTCGTTACCTTGTGATGCCAAGGATTGTAGGATTTTCTCTGATGGTTCCTGTGCTTTGTGTATATTCTGCCGCCTTAGGAATCTTAGGTGGGGGGATTGTGGGCCACTTCCAACTGGGAATCGATATGATCAGTTACTTCCAAGATGTGTATTACCGCATTTCTTCTGTCCCTGGACTAAAGGACTTATATGTGGGACTTCTCAAAGGGTATGTCTTTGGAATTGCCATCTCTACCATTTCTTGTAGCCAAGGATTACGGACAGAAGGTGGAGCCATCGGTGTGGGTCAAACCACAAGACAAGCCGTCGTCACCTCCTTTCTTATGGTCATTTTTTCTGGTTATGTGCTGACAGCTCTATTTTATAAATGA
- a CDS encoding ABC transporter ATP-binding protein — METFAIEMKNVHKTFGKRKILQGMNITVKQGETMVILGPSGTGKSVSLKHITGLLDPDEGDCQIFGESIVTASEKKREELRSKLGVLFQSGALINWLTVYENVALPLREHKIASGAELDRIVMEKLKWLDLVPAKDTLPSNISGGMKKRVGLARALTSQPKIVLYDEPTSGLDPVMSNVINDLVIRLQKELGLTSVVVTHDMSSAYRIADRISFLYEGKVLFCGTSEEIQNSPNPVIQQFIHGKTVGPMILDHSELKKGKSN, encoded by the coding sequence ATGGAAACCTTTGCCATTGAAATGAAAAACGTCCATAAAACTTTCGGCAAACGAAAGATCTTACAAGGGATGAATATTACCGTCAAACAAGGAGAGACGATGGTCATTCTTGGGCCTTCGGGAACGGGGAAATCTGTCAGTCTCAAACACATCACAGGCCTTCTTGATCCGGATGAAGGAGATTGTCAGATTTTTGGTGAATCCATCGTCACTGCCAGTGAAAAAAAAAGAGAAGAACTAAGGTCTAAACTCGGAGTCCTTTTCCAATCGGGGGCGCTTATCAACTGGCTCACCGTTTATGAAAATGTGGCACTCCCCTTACGAGAACATAAAATTGCCAGCGGTGCGGAACTTGACCGCATCGTAATGGAAAAACTAAAGTGGCTCGATCTTGTGCCCGCCAAAGACACGTTACCTAGTAATATTTCCGGGGGGATGAAAAAACGTGTTGGCCTTGCCCGCGCCCTTACCTCACAACCCAAAATTGTGTTATACGATGAACCTACCTCTGGGCTCGATCCTGTGATGTCCAACGTCATCAATGATCTGGTGATCCGATTGCAAAAAGAACTGGGACTGACCTCCGTTGTTGTTACACATGATATGAGTTCTGCTTATCGGATTGCGGATCGGATTAGTTTTCTTTATGAAGGCAAAGTTTTGTTTTGCGGAACATCTGAAGAAATCCAAAATTCACCAAACCCCGTCATCCAACAGTTCATTCATGGAAAAACGGTGGGCCCGATGATTCTAGATCATTCTGAATTAAAAAAAGGAAAATCCAATTGA
- the ptsP gene encoding phosphoenolpyruvate--protein phosphotransferase, with product MEEKTTFKGISAYPGTVYGKVFRWKQFKRKREDRTDLSPDEIKEEVELLKKGLFKTEEDLSDLVQKSKSNIELSEILESQIVFLNDPLFRARVFERIAQNNESAGLALETAVSSLYDEFQSIPDEFFRERADHILDIGKRIESNLYPDKAADQTKIPDDVILIAKEITPSEMIQLGKCKLRGIATDFGGKTGHTAIIARNYGIPTIVGLKNITSHVEDDDYILLDATKGILNRSPGIDEIKLAGIRSEIHKTQPVREISDGPREIKTKDGKKFSLRANIDSEDEVDLAFEQGADGIGLVRTEILFIRYIEFKPTEEEQFAVYKRILLKMVGRPVTFRVWDIGADKMENGYEEANPFLGNRGIRYLLRHPHFFKEQLRALLRASEFGTMRIMLPMITTLSEILQTKALVAESLEELKTAGLVITKKIPIGIMVETPACALNLPFLGNHVDFYSVGTNDLLQYLLAVERNNHLVGDLYNPWQVVFLLLLKNIADVANSQKKPISICGEIGSDPMFTAVLIGLGFRDLSSALPLMKEVGEKVQEISTWKAKLLAEQVIGLAGEEKYEEIEALVLETKG from the coding sequence ATGGAAGAAAAAACCACATTCAAAGGCATTTCAGCCTATCCAGGTACGGTTTATGGCAAAGTTTTCCGGTGGAAACAGTTCAAACGGAAACGGGAAGACCGTACGGACTTATCTCCAGACGAAATCAAAGAGGAAGTCGAACTTTTAAAAAAAGGACTATTCAAAACTGAAGAAGACCTAAGTGACCTAGTCCAAAAATCCAAATCAAACATTGAACTTTCCGAAATTCTAGAATCACAAATTGTATTTTTAAATGATCCTCTGTTCCGCGCTCGTGTTTTTGAAAGGATCGCACAAAACAATGAATCGGCGGGACTTGCCTTAGAAACAGCCGTTAGTTCTTTATACGATGAATTCCAATCCATCCCAGACGAATTCTTTCGGGAACGTGCCGACCATATTTTAGATATTGGAAAAAGGATAGAATCCAACCTATATCCAGACAAAGCAGCCGACCAAACTAAAATCCCAGATGATGTCATCCTCATTGCCAAAGAAATCACTCCGTCCGAGATGATCCAACTGGGCAAATGCAAACTCCGGGGAATTGCCACTGACTTTGGTGGGAAAACGGGCCACACTGCCATCATTGCAAGAAACTACGGAATCCCCACCATTGTGGGTTTGAAAAATATCACCTCACATGTAGAAGACGACGACTATATTTTACTCGATGCCACTAAAGGGATTTTAAACCGTTCCCCTGGGATTGATGAAATCAAACTTGCTGGGATCAGAAGCGAAATCCATAAAACACAACCAGTTCGTGAAATCAGTGACGGCCCAAGAGAGATCAAAACCAAAGATGGAAAAAAGTTTTCTCTCCGTGCCAATATTGATTCCGAAGACGAAGTGGATTTGGCATTTGAACAAGGAGCAGATGGGATTGGTCTTGTTCGAACAGAAATTTTATTCATAAGATATATAGAATTCAAACCCACAGAAGAAGAACAATTTGCTGTCTACAAACGGATTTTACTCAAGATGGTAGGCCGCCCAGTGACTTTCCGAGTTTGGGATATTGGTGCCGATAAAATGGAAAATGGATACGAAGAAGCCAACCCATTTCTCGGAAATCGTGGGATTCGTTATCTCTTAAGACACCCTCATTTTTTTAAAGAACAACTAAGGGCACTACTCCGTGCAAGTGAATTTGGAACCATGAGGATCATGCTTCCTATGATCACAACTCTCTCTGAAATTTTACAGACCAAGGCACTCGTTGCCGAAAGTTTAGAAGAGCTTAAAACTGCGGGCCTTGTGATTACCAAAAAAATTCCCATCGGAATTATGGTGGAAACACCTGCTTGTGCCTTAAACTTACCTTTTCTTGGAAATCATGTGGATTTTTATAGCGTGGGAACCAATGACCTTTTACAATACCTTCTAGCAGTCGAACGTAACAACCATTTGGTGGGAGATTTATACAACCCATGGCAAGTTGTGTTTCTCTTACTTCTTAAAAACATTGCGGATGTGGCCAATTCCCAAAAAAAACCAATTAGTATTTGCGGAGAAATTGGAAGTGATCCCATGTTTACTGCTGTTCTGATTGGGCTTGGATTTCGGGATCTGAGTTCCGCTTTGCCACTGATGAAAGAAGTCGGTGAAAAAGTTCAGGAGATATCCACTTGGAAAGCAAAACTTCTCGCCGAACAAGTGATTGGTCTTGCCGGCGAAGAAAAATATGAAGAAATTGAGGCCCTCGTTTTAGAAACGAAAGGTTAA
- the mce gene encoding mammalian cell entry protein Mce, with protein MPTIGRAIIVGLLFIFSLVAVGYFTIVTEGGPFQKSGYQLPVYFPDAEGIKIGNKVTIHGVPFGYVSKIRLVQIDEYGNLLPEGETGIGTKVELTLLLKGKVQLFANYEINIKNESLLSGRVVSLDPGSKFPVDPKTKEYMMTEPALTKVEIFPRSGKLLPIQGKVTQDPLVSLSELIAENRSDIRKTVQNIANITGKINEGQGTLGKLINESDVHKSVNTTLGDAQIVLKELREGLEDTREQAPVTSFIRSALSAF; from the coding sequence ATGCCTACCATAGGTCGTGCTATCATCGTCGGTCTTCTTTTTATCTTTTCCCTAGTGGCTGTGGGTTATTTTACCATTGTCACAGAAGGTGGACCGTTTCAAAAATCGGGATACCAACTTCCCGTTTATTTTCCCGATGCCGAAGGGATCAAAATTGGAAACAAGGTCACCATCCATGGGGTTCCCTTTGGTTATGTTTCTAAAATTCGTTTGGTGCAGATCGATGAATACGGGAATCTCCTTCCCGAAGGAGAAACGGGGATTGGAACTAAGGTAGAACTCACCTTATTACTCAAAGGCAAAGTTCAACTTTTCGCCAATTACGAAATCAATATCAAAAACGAAAGCCTTCTCTCCGGTCGGGTGGTATCTCTCGATCCTGGTTCCAAGTTTCCTGTGGATCCCAAAACCAAAGAATACATGATGACAGAGCCTGCGCTCACCAAAGTGGAAATTTTCCCCCGGTCAGGAAAACTTTTACCCATCCAAGGGAAGGTCACCCAAGACCCACTCGTTTCTCTTTCTGAACTGATTGCGGAAAACCGCTCGGACATTCGTAAAACCGTGCAAAACATAGCAAATATCACAGGGAAAATCAACGAAGGACAGGGAACTCTCGGAAAACTCATCAATGAAAGCGATGTTCATAAGTCGGTGAATACGACCCTTGGGGATGCGCAAATCGTGTTGAAAGAACTCCGGGAAGGTTTGGAAGATACTAGAGAACAAGCTCCCGTCACCAGTTTCATTCGCTCTGCTCTCAGTGCATTTTAA
- the lpxC gene encoding UDP-3-O-acyl-N-acetylglucosamine deacetylase: MVTAIHRKTIQNSITLRGIGVHSGKMVTLRLHPAEANTGLIFYLYKGIQKIRIPISLDHVVDTSNATTIGDGSSNRVQTIEHLLAAVHTLGITDCIFEIDSVEVPIMDGSSLPFWEGIRSAGIRVLEETIEPITISNPIWVVDGDKYLVMLPSDELKVTYSIDFNHPLLRGQSYTTTLDESILGTDILPARTFGFLKDVEALQARGLAMGGSLDNAVVLTDDGYLNETLRYDNECVRHKILDLIGDLAVMGRPFRGHLIASKAGHALDISLAKCIMSQVTGNELTQFKSKRVPLFSKKQAVR; this comes from the coding sequence ATGGTAACGGCGATACACAGAAAAACGATCCAAAACTCCATCACACTTCGGGGAATTGGGGTTCATTCCGGGAAAATGGTGACTTTGCGGCTCCATCCGGCAGAAGCAAATACAGGACTTATCTTTTATCTTTACAAGGGCATCCAAAAAATTCGCATTCCCATCTCCCTCGACCATGTAGTCGACACAAGTAACGCCACTACCATTGGAGATGGAAGTTCCAACCGAGTGCAAACCATTGAGCACCTTCTCGCAGCCGTCCACACCCTAGGCATTACCGATTGTATTTTTGAAATTGATTCCGTAGAAGTTCCGATTATGGATGGTTCCTCCCTGCCGTTTTGGGAAGGAATTCGCTCTGCAGGAATCCGGGTTCTGGAAGAAACCATCGAACCCATCACCATTTCCAATCCGATTTGGGTTGTAGACGGGGACAAATACCTCGTCATGTTACCTTCCGACGAACTTAAAGTCACTTATAGCATCGATTTCAACCATCCCCTCCTCAGAGGACAATCCTACACCACTACTCTTGACGAATCCATTTTAGGAACTGACATCCTTCCTGCTCGAACCTTTGGGTTTTTGAAAGATGTGGAAGCCCTACAAGCTCGTGGCCTCGCTATGGGTGGATCTCTCGACAATGCGGTAGTTCTCACAGATGACGGGTATTTGAACGAAACTTTGCGTTATGACAATGAATGTGTCCGCCACAAAATTCTGGATCTCATCGGGGATTTGGCTGTGATGGGAAGGCCTTTCCGAGGACACCTCATTGCATCCAAAGCGGGTCATGCCCTAGACATCTCCCTTGCTAAGTGCATTATGAGCCAGGTCACAGGAAACGAACTCACCCAATTCAAAAGCAAAAGAGTCCCACTTTTCTCTAAAAAACAGGCCGTTCGCTAG